Part of the Verrucomicrobiota bacterium genome, TTGCGCTCTTTGGCTTTGGTGAAGACGATACCGAATCCACCAATGAAGATTTTGGTTTACCTCCTTACAGTGGGGTAAAACATGCGATCACGGTCCTCCCACCCAAGTACACCGCTATCTTTTCGTACCCTGGGGACTTGTCGGAATCCATTTCCAGCATGTTGGAGTCCGCCCTTTTTGACACCAACCGGTTCATCGTCGTCGACCGAGACCGAATTGGAGACACAATATTAGAACAAGACCTGCAGACCGATGGGCGTTCGGCAGCCGCTTCCGATGTAGCCCAGACCGGGATGATTCGGAGCGCAAAGTACTTGGCAGATATTGAGATTACCGACGTGGAAGGTTCGACCGAGGGTCAGAGTGGAGGACTGTCGATCGGAGGTTTTCGAATCGGTGGTAGTGGAGGAAAAGCCCAGATCACTACGATCGTAAAAATCATTGATTCAACCACAGGGGAAATCGTTGCGAAAGAACGCGTGACGGGAGAAGCGGGACGCAAAGGCCTTAATGTGGGTTACGTAGCCTCCAGCTGGGGTGCAGACCTGGGCGGTTTCACCAAAACACCGATTGGCGAAGCGGCCTATGACAACGTAGTCCTCTCCACGCGGTTTCTCGCTGAGGAGTTTGAGGACTTTTCCCTCGAAGGCGCAGTCGTTACGGTGTCCGGCGACCGCATTATCATTAATCGCGGTTCCAACTTCAACATACCAGAAGGCCAGACCTTCGTCGTACGCGAACAGGGTGAACTTCTTCTGGACCCGACCACTGGAGACGTCCTTGAGAGAATTGAGGGTGACGTGGTTAGCACGATAAAAGTCAATAAAGTCTCCGATAAGATCAGCTACGCGGAACTTGTTGACGGGGTCTTACCAAAAAAAGGTGACGTGGTAGTTGCAACCGGAAGTTGAAAGACGAGGATATCAAACAAGCTCCCCCCAACCGAAAACACACGGTAAATCTCCAAGACACACCCACTCATGAAAATCGCCCTTACCCTTCTTAGCCTCACACTCGTCGCAGGCCTCCACGCTAAGACTTTCGAGGGAGACCTCACCATCGCAGTTGAAGCCGACGGTGAGAGCCAAGAAATGAGTGTCACCACAAAAGGTGACAAGATGTCGATCAAGCTACCTGAGCTTGGCGGTGGATTCGCCCTCATGGATTGGGGCAGTAAGATCGCGAAAATCGTGATGCCTGAACAGCGAATGTTTCTCGAAGCCCCCGCTGCAGATCTCGCACCAGGTGTGCCGGAAGTTGGAGAAGGAGAAGTTGAAGTTACGAACGAAACGAAGGATATCCTTGGATTCACAACCCGAAAGGTCATTTTCACGAGCGGCACCGATTCTGCGACGCTCTGGATGACTTCAGATTTAGGCTCTTTTACGATGATGGGAGGATTGGATAGTCAGCAGGCTCCAGCCGAATTCCGACAAGCTTTTCCCAACGGAGCCCTTGCTCTCGAGATGATCTACACGGACGGCGAAGAGTCAGCAACAGTTCGCATCACCGCTGTAAATCCTCGGAGTGTTGCGACAACCGAGTTGGAAGTTCCAAAAGGATACTCGAAAATGTCTCTCCCCGACGGAATGAATTTTCCTGGTATGCCCTGATTTGACCCCTAGACTAGGTCAAAATCCACAAAATATCAGTTGACTCAACCCACAACGTAAACGACGTTTCCACTATGAAATCTAAACCCCGCCCACACTTCAAAAAAGGCTTCACCCTCATCGAGCTCCTGACCGTCATCGCGATCATCGGGATTCTCGCAGCGATCATTATACCGGCCGTTGGCAACGTGCGTGTGAAGGCAGCTCAAGCCGCATCAGCTAGTGACCTGAAAAACATTGCCACTAGCTACAATTCATTTGCGATTGCAGGTGCCCGTTCGCGGACGATCGGCGACGGTGCATGGGCAGAAGGGCAGACCAGCGCCTCTACCCCTGCTGAATGGGCACAAGTCCTAGCCGAGTTTGCTGAACTAAACGATGGCTCGATCTACTTCATTTCGTCTGCGGACGATGTCGCTGGAATAGCAGTCATACCGAAAGTCATTCTCACGGGTGATCCGGTTGCGCCAACAGCGGATTGGACCAGCGCAGCCGATGAAATCAGCTACTCGATGGCTGTGAACATTAGCCCAAATGCACCCGCATCTGTAACACCTATCATCTGGACGAAGGGTCTCGAAACTGACGGAACATGGGATCCTGATCGTAGCATCTCCCCGTGGGGCGACGACGGTGGTCACATTGCATTTGCGGATGGGCACGTGCAGTTTTACAAGACTACTG contains:
- a CDS encoding prepilin-type N-terminal cleavage/methylation domain-containing protein → MKSKPRPHFKKGFTLIELLTVIAIIGILAAIIIPAVGNVRVKAAQAASASDLKNIATSYNSFAIAGARSRTIGDGAWAEGQTSASTPAEWAQVLAEFAELNDGSIYFISSADDVAGIAVIPKVILTGDPVAPTADWTSAADEISYSMAVNISPNAPASVTPIIWTKGLETDGTWDPDRSISPWGDDGGHIAFADGHVQFYKTTEDELIDPVTGDTTTNIETAVGSTNIVETN
- a CDS encoding DUF4412 domain-containing protein, producing MKIALTLLSLTLVAGLHAKTFEGDLTIAVEADGESQEMSVTTKGDKMSIKLPELGGGFALMDWGSKIAKIVMPEQRMFLEAPAADLAPGVPEVGEGEVEVTNETKDILGFTTRKVIFTSGTDSATLWMTSDLGSFTMMGGLDSQQAPAEFRQAFPNGALALEMIYTDGEESATVRITAVNPRSVATTELEVPKGYSKMSLPDGMNFPGMP
- a CDS encoding CsgG/HfaB family protein: MKKALLLSALFSATAVSSAFALFGFGEDDTESTNEDFGLPPYSGVKHAITVLPPKYTAIFSYPGDLSESISSMLESALFDTNRFIVVDRDRIGDTILEQDLQTDGRSAAASDVAQTGMIRSAKYLADIEITDVEGSTEGQSGGLSIGGFRIGGSGGKAQITTIVKIIDSTTGEIVAKERVTGEAGRKGLNVGYVASSWGADLGGFTKTPIGEAAYDNVVLSTRFLAEEFEDFSLEGAVVTVSGDRIIINRGSNFNIPEGQTFVVREQGELLLDPTTGDVLERIEGDVVSTIKVNKVSDKISYAELVDGVLPKKGDVVVATGS